In one Nomascus leucogenys isolate Asia chromosome 13, Asia_NLE_v1, whole genome shotgun sequence genomic region, the following are encoded:
- the BANF2 gene encoding barrier-to-autointegration factor-like protein — translation MDHMSPRLRAFLSEPIGEKDVCWVDGVSHELAINLATKGINKAYILLGQFLLMHKNEAEFQRWLICCFGATECEAQQSSHCLKEWCACFL, via the exons ATGGACCacatgtctcccaggctgagaGCCTTCCTCTCCGAACCCATTGGAGAAAAGGATGTCTGCTGGGTGGATGGCGTCAGCCATGAGCTCGCGATCAATTTGGCCACCAAAGGTATCAACAAg GCCTACATCCTGCTGGGACAGTTCCTTCTGATGCACAAGAATGAAGCCGAGTTTCAGAGGTGGCTCATTTGCTGTTTTGGTGCCACTGAGTGTGAGGCCCAGCAGAGTTCTCACTGCCTGAAGGAGTGGTGTGCCTGCTTCCTGTAG